Proteins from a genomic interval of Gossypium hirsutum isolate 1008001.06 chromosome A09, Gossypium_hirsutum_v2.1, whole genome shotgun sequence:
- the LOC107888788 gene encoding CLIP-associated protein isoform X3: MVSSPAIIVDKVGPITWAHNSLRVREEFMRTVTSAITVFTSMEFMKAILPPILQMLNDSIQSIREAATLCIEEMYMQFGPEFLAELQRNNLPSSVLGDINIRLQKIEPKVFSFNRHVSSASSDQVDSAKGNQAESNPKTKDSFKDISVSGGEIDFTDKPIVPVTLNSEKELIREMEKIACMLVAENDWSVRIAAMQRVEALVIGGATSYPCFHALLKQLVAPLCTQLSDRRSSIVKQACHLLCFLSKELLGDFEACSEMFIPVLFKLVVITVLIIAESADTCIKTMLRNCKVSRVLPQIVNHAKHDRNAVLRARCCEYSLLMLEYWAYAPEIQKSADLYEDLIKCCVADAMSEVRSNARRCYRLFKKTWPERSQQLFLSFDSVVQRMINDEDGTTHRRHPSPSVRVKDVRKSHKAFQAPTSTTLPGPATSAVTTVDRNRAVPGGIPLSAGPFLSEVKSHRNGTERSFENMPNTNKQRAPAIENALAGLIISEKLSYQKKRSASFDLGVDPPPACGLSFPPIVAASAVTANAIFTDSTASTVKACLSSKSGKQACGFMEEHSDDRFARKSVDKHIDKQHVDTSSKDANFRDFQGNIIPNFQRPLLRKNISTRVSGNSRSFLDDNQILLSEMSNYVDGPASLQEALTEGLSPNSNWSARVAAFNYVRSLLQQDQKGVQEVAQNFEKVMKLFFQHLDDPHHKVAHAALSALADIISACRKPFESYLDRILHHVFSRLIDPKESVRQLSVMNLEVVSKAYGIDSLLPALLRALDEQRSPKAKLAVIEYAISSFKKNAMNSDGAANSGILKLWIAKLIPLIYDKNTKLKEAAISCIVSIHTHYDSVGVINYIMCMSAEEQNSLRRILRQQTPRIEMDLMNFLQNKRERPRPRNSHEPSDVGLSPDGEYTGALKKAYYFGRYSSGSNDIDNSKKLFSMQEPMQVLEPIAQKVSSEAQKNLPQNLEGGCNNAFTCTTTGADHPDGVDCENSMDDWPSTCFDMNTMTISNHFGISNSTIGIDTFVDVNNSNENSSNTKTCSSLKSRIIIPQILHQISNNKESATVRQLALQQLIEASMDTNLSLWTKHFNQILKVIIEVLDAPDSSTQELTLQLVADMVNKQKDAMEDSIEIVIEKLLHIAKDAVSKVSIEAENCLSMILSEYDPFKCLSVIVALLIHEDEKTLIFCIKTLTKLVRRLSQEELLAQLPSFSPVLFCAFSNQSAEVRKTVVFCLVDIYVMLGKAFRPYLQDLNGTQLRLVTLYANRISQARTGTCVEAINLPAV, encoded by the exons ATG GTTTCTTCTCCAGCTATTATTGTAGATAAAGTTGGGCCGATAACCTGGGCGCATAACAGCCTGAGAGTTCGTGAAGAGTTTATGAGGACTGTCACTTCTGCTATCACTGTTTTTACGTCGATGGAGTTCATGAAGGCTATTCTTCCTCCG ATTTTACAGATGTTGAATGACTCAATTCAGAGCATTAGAGAAGCTGCTACATTGTGCATTGAG GAAATGTACATGCAGTTTGGGCCTGAATTTCTTGCTGAACTCCAGCGAAACAATCTTCCTTCATCAGTG TTAGGAGATATTAATATCAGATTGCAGAAGATAGAACCGAAGGTTTTCAGTTTCAATAGACACGTGTCATCTGCTTCTTCTGATCAAGTTGACTCAGCCAAGGGGAACCAAGCAGAGAGCAATCCTAAGACAAAGGATTCTTTTAAAGATATATCTGTTTCTGGAG GAGAGATTGACTTTACAGACAAACCCATAGTTCCAGTTACTTTAAACTCTGAAAAGGAGCTAATAAGAGAAATGGAGAAGATTGCGTGTATGCTTGTAGCGGAAAATGATTGGTCTGTTCGAATAGCTGCTATGCAGCGAGTTGAAGCTCTTGTCATTGGAG GTGCCACCAGTTATCCATGTTTTCATGCTCTCTTGAAGCAACTTGTTGCACCTCTTTGCACACAGTTGTCCGACCGAAGGTCTAGCATCGTAAAGCAG GCCTGTCATCTCTTATGTTTCTTGTCAAAAGAGCTGTTGGGGGATTTTGAAGCTTGTTCGGAAATGTTCATCCCG GTCCTTTTCAAGCTGGTTGTGATTACGGTTCTTATAATAGCTGAATCCGCAGACACCTGCATCAAAACA ATGCTGCGTAACTGCAAAGTTTCCCGTGTACTTCCTCAAATAGTTAACCATGCAAAACATGACCGTAATGCAGTACTCCGTGCTAG ATGCTGTGAGTACTCTCTTCTGATGCTGGAGTACTGGGCCTATGCACCAGAAATACAGAAATCTGCAGATCTTTACGAGGATCTTATAAAATGCTGTGTAGCTGATGCAATGAGTGAG GTACGGTCAAATGCTCGTCGTTGCTACAGACTGTTCAAGAAAACTTGGCCAGAGCGTTCTCAGCAACTATTTCTGTCCTTTGATTCAGTCGTCCAAAGG atgataaacgATGAAGATGGGACCACACATAGACGCCATCCTTCTCCTTCAGTTCGAGTAAAGGATGTCCGTAAATCCCATAAGGCTTTTCAAGCACCTACTTCTACAACTTTACCTGGACCTGCAACTTCAGCAGTTACCACAGTGGATCGGAATAGGGCTGTACCAGGAGGCATTCCTCTATCTGCTGGTCCATTTCTCTCTGAAGTAAAGTCACATCGAAATGGTACTGAAAGAAGTTTTGAAAACATGCCAAATACAAACAAACAGCGGGCTCCGGCTATCGAAAATGCGCTTGCTGGTTTAATTATATCTGAAAAACTCAGTTATCAAAAGAAGAGGTCAGCTAGCTTTGATTTAG GAGTTGACCCTCCTCCAGCTTGTGGCCTCTCATTTCCCCCTATTGTCGCTGCTTCAGCTGTTACTGCAAATGCTATTTTTACTGACTCAACTGCATCGACCGTTAAAG CTTGTTTGTCATCGAAATCAGGGAAGCAAGCTTGTGGTTTTATGGAAGAGCATTCTGATGATAGGTTTGCCCGGAAATCCGTAGATAAGCATATTGACAAACAGCATGTAGATACTTCTTCAAAAGATGCCAATTTTAGGGACTTCCAAGGTAATATTATTCCAAACTTCCAGAGGCCGCTTTTAAGAAAGAACATTTCAACTCGAGTTTCTGGAAACAGTAGAAGTTTTCTAGATGACAATCAGATACTACTTAGTGAAATGTCGAACTATGTGGATGGCCCAGCATCACTCCAGGAGGCTCTGACAGAGGGTCTCAGTCCAAATTCTAATTGGTCTGCTAGAGTTGCGGCTTTTAATTATGTCCGAAGTCTGCTGCAGCAGGACCAAAAAGGAGTCCAAGAAGTTGCACAGAATTTTGAGAAAGTCATGAAGTTGTTTTTCCAACACTTGGATGATCCGCACCATAAAGTTGCACACGCCGCTCTCTCGGCCCTTGCAGATATAATTTCAGCATGTAGAAAACCTTTTGAAAGTTACTTGGATCGAATCTTACACCATGTGTTTTCAAGGTTAATTGATCCGAAGGAATCAGTTCGGCAGCTTTCTGTAATGAATCTGGAAGTTGTAAGCAAAGCCTATGGCATAGATTCTCTTTTACCAGCTTTGCTCCGTGCCTTAGATGAACAGAGATCACCGAAGGCAAAACTGGCTGTTATAGAATACGCTAtcagttctttcaagaagaatgcTATGAATTCAGACGGTGCTGCTAATAGCGGCATTCTAAAGCTGTGGATTGCTAAATTAATACCTTTGATCTATGATAAAAACACAAAACTAAAAGAAGCAGCCATCTCCTGCATTGTATCTATACATACTCACTATGACTCCGTTGGTGTTATAAACTACATCATGTGTATGTCAGCTGAAGAGCAAAATTCTCTAAGGCGAATTCTTAGGCAGCAAACTCCTCGAATTGAAATGGATCTTATGAACTTCTTGCAGAACAAGAGAGAAAGACCCCGTCCTAGAAACAGTCACGAGCCATCTGATGTCGGACTTTCTCCTGATGGTGAATATACTGGTGCATTGAAGAAGGCTTACTATTTTGGAAGATATTCTTCAGGTTCGAATGATATCGATAACAGCAAGAAGTTGTTCTCCATGCAAGAACCGATGCAAGTTTTAGAACCTATTGCTCAAAAAGTATcaagtgaagctcagaaaaatttACCTCAGAATCTCGAAGGCGGCTGTAATAATGCTTTTACTTGCACTACTACTGGTGCTGACCATCCTGATGGTGTTGATTGTGAGAATTCAATGGACGACTGGCCTTCGACATGTTTTGACATGAATACGATGACAATCTCTAATCATTTTGGAATAAGCAATTCCACTATTGGTATTGACACTTTTGTTGATGTCAATAATAGTAATGAGAATTCCAGCAATACCAAGACTTGCTCTTCTCTAAAATCGCGTATCATCATTCCTCAAATTCTTCACCAG ATTTCTAACAATAAGGAGAGTGCAACCGTTAGACAGCTAGCACTTCAGCAGCTCATAGAAGCTTCCATGGATACAAACCTTTCGTTATGGACAAAG CATTTCAACCAGATTCTGAAAGTTATCATTGAGGTGTTGGATGCTCCTGATTCTTCAACCCAGGAATTGACCCTGCAGTTAGTAGCTGACATGGTGAACAAACAG AAAGATGCGATGGAAGATTctattgaaattgtaattgaaAAGTTACTTCATATTGCTAAGGATGCAGTTTCCAAG GTTTCAATTGAAGCAGAGAACTGCTTATCAATGATTTTATCAGAATATGACCCTTTCAAATGTCTAAGT GTTATTGTAGCCCTTTTAATCCATGAAGATGAGAAAACTCTTATTTTTTGCATCAAGACATTAACAAAG CTTGTCCGTCGGCTTTCTCAAGAGGAACTTCTGGCTCAGCTACCTTCATTTTCACCAGTTCTTTTTTGCGCATTCAGCAATCAAAGCGCTGAAGTTCGCAAG ACTGTTGTTTTCTGCTTGGTCGATATTTACGTCATGCTCGGGAAGGCGTTCCGGCCATACTTGCAGGATCTCAATGGGACCCAGTTGCGTCTGGTGACTCTTTATGCCAACAGAATTTCTCAAGCCAGAACTGGAACTTGTGTTGAAGCTATTAATTTGCCGGCAGTCTGA